The following proteins are co-located in the Acinetobacter sp. NCu2D-2 genome:
- a CDS encoding DUF1543 domain-containing protein: MPSLFIVMLGGRHQRANTEVHDVVLTVGESLEETYPQLKTAWFGEQKGLHIDAWAQINGVEFEAKKYQLQFTDAAPNQADEKLWLINLGGYDAREFGELHRYVLVVAQNHMVAKQRGKVYFASHWQKQHTDRVLDVDDCIAIDHVHGRYVQLVEGKFSGNCWENCYITIG; the protein is encoded by the coding sequence ATGCCTAGTTTATTTATCGTCATGCTTGGTGGTCGCCATCAGCGTGCCAATACCGAAGTCCATGATGTGGTGCTTACTGTCGGAGAGTCTTTAGAAGAGACCTATCCGCAGCTTAAAACCGCATGGTTTGGTGAGCAAAAAGGCTTGCATATTGATGCATGGGCACAAATTAATGGTGTTGAGTTTGAAGCTAAAAAATACCAACTGCAATTTACTGATGCTGCACCGAATCAAGCTGATGAAAAACTTTGGCTGATTAATTTAGGTGGTTACGATGCCCGTGAGTTTGGTGAGTTACATCGCTATGTTTTGGTGGTGGCACAAAACCATATGGTGGCAAAACAACGTGGTAAGGTTTACTTTGCATCACATTGGCAAAAACAGCATACGGATCGCGTGCTAGATGTTGATGACTGTATTGCCATTGATCATGTGCATGGTCGTTATGTGCAATTAGTCGAGGGCAAGTTTAGTGGCAACTGTTGGGAAAATTGCTACATCACGATTGGTTAA
- a CDS encoding DUF2804 domain-containing protein: MDLIQPNGQPRYGRFQEVPKTIDYERYQYKTPYGKILKGWRKQLKYKKFKFFSIQHEHYTIGLAIADITWAGHGFFYIYNHLTSEVVDWNAINILSRHTHLDEQPLFNQSYFHHSPFRLDIQHANGVRYITVTKHGDLKLSARIFCAGTDPLSMCSPTGINGWTYTQKLTTLGCEGYFINKQGQTVQFDDRTFVSLDDTCGFLRPETAWFWLSCNFWDAQENRVGINLASGVNESFGNENCLWINGTLYPLADVLFEQVSETEWKIHSLDGKLKLSLTTGWRRFENLNLRLVGSQFSQWQAKISGTIQQDDQEVVLNNEYGLLEQHYAKW; encoded by the coding sequence ATGGATCTGATTCAACCAAATGGTCAACCACGCTATGGGCGTTTTCAAGAAGTTCCCAAAACGATTGATTATGAACGCTATCAATATAAAACACCGTATGGAAAGATATTAAAAGGCTGGCGTAAGCAATTAAAATACAAAAAGTTTAAGTTTTTTAGCATTCAGCATGAGCACTACACCATTGGTCTAGCCATCGCTGATATTACATGGGCAGGGCATGGATTTTTCTATATTTATAATCATTTGACTTCAGAAGTGGTGGATTGGAACGCGATTAATATTTTATCGCGGCATACTCATCTTGATGAACAGCCCTTGTTTAATCAAAGTTATTTTCATCATTCACCCTTTAGGCTCGATATTCAGCATGCCAATGGCGTGAGATATATCACTGTAACAAAACACGGCGATTTAAAATTAAGTGCACGTATTTTCTGTGCCGGTACAGATCCCTTGAGTATGTGTAGCCCCACAGGTATTAATGGCTGGACCTATACGCAAAAACTCACAACTTTAGGATGCGAAGGCTATTTCATCAATAAACAAGGTCAAACCGTACAATTTGATGATCGAACTTTTGTGTCTTTAGATGATACCTGTGGCTTTTTACGCCCTGAAACAGCATGGTTTTGGCTGTCTTGTAATTTTTGGGATGCTCAGGAAAATCGTGTCGGAATTAACTTAGCATCCGGTGTGAATGAAAGTTTTGGTAATGAAAATTGTCTCTGGATTAATGGAACACTTTATCCATTGGCAGATGTTCTTTTTGAGCAAGTTTCTGAAACTGAATGGAAGATCCACTCCCTAGATGGAAAATTAAAACTCAGTCTGACGACAGGTTGGCGCCGTTTTGAAAATCTCAATTTACGTTTGGTAGGAAGTCAATTCAGTCAATGGCAAGCCAAAATTAGTGGCACCATTCAGCAAGATGATCAAGAAGTTGTCTTGAATAATGAGTATGGGCTACTAGAGCAGCATTATGCCAAGTGGTAA
- a CDS encoding metal-dependent hydrolase, translating into MNVPLKTSVMPVVRTNLDFKLDEIPRYWFGSDPFITRMFDALSLTFPDGERYFIQSVRLFRDQITDPDLQKRVADFIRQEAQHGIAHDKMNQVMRKQGMPVDQFIQRLNKIFKFELEKRSPQYNIAMTAAAEHLTALMAETFYGQKSTLKEGHPYVRALFAWHAIEEMEHRDVAFDVMKDVAHTPEWLRKSTLLTTTVLMFGFTMYRANVMLKYDGFTPMQRLKMNIKGLPWFFGKNGTLTRMSKQYRDWFKKDFHPSQHPVIAQYDVWVKTLEETGDPILAGEAFWQAAQDN; encoded by the coding sequence ATGAATGTACCATTAAAAACATCCGTTATGCCGGTGGTTCGCACCAATCTTGATTTTAAACTGGATGAAATCCCTCGCTATTGGTTTGGTAGCGATCCGTTTATTACTCGTATGTTTGACGCACTAAGCCTCACCTTCCCCGATGGCGAACGTTATTTTATTCAAAGTGTCCGTCTGTTCCGCGATCAAATTACCGATCCAGACCTACAAAAACGTGTCGCGGATTTTATTCGCCAAGAAGCACAGCACGGCATTGCACATGACAAAATGAATCAAGTCATGCGCAAACAAGGTATGCCGGTGGATCAATTTATCCAACGATTAAACAAAATTTTTAAATTTGAACTCGAAAAACGCTCACCGCAATACAATATTGCTATGACTGCTGCAGCCGAACATTTGACTGCGCTGATGGCAGAAACCTTTTATGGACAAAAATCAACCTTAAAAGAAGGTCATCCATATGTAAGGGCGCTTTTTGCATGGCATGCCATTGAAGAAATGGAACATCGTGATGTTGCATTTGATGTCATGAAAGATGTCGCACACACACCCGAATGGTTACGTAAGAGCACATTATTAACCACCACTGTGCTGATGTTTGGCTTCACCATGTATCGTGCCAATGTCATGTTGAAATATGATGGCTTTACTCCGATGCAACGCTTAAAAATGAATATCAAAGGTTTACCTTGGTTCTTTGGGAAAAACGGCACTTTAACTCGAATGAGTAAGCAATATCGCGATTGGTTTAAAAAGGATTTTCATCCTAGTCAGCATCCCGTTATTGCACAATACGATGTATGGGTAAAAACCTTAGAAGAAACAGGTGATCCGATTCTAGCTGGCGAAGCCTTTTGGCAAGCGGCACAAGATAATTAA
- a CDS encoding AraC family transcriptional regulator: protein MQEIKISNGYVQLWASYLRSQQIEPIEAEFLQHLRPQLIHLIDQPFDTQVPLELLNQIVQDTQDYLKSPQLIFDMVQVIRPEHFGLLGYMASKSSNLSEIIDYIMRFQRLVIDGSEFVPLQLRQSEQGIELYWAYLDDKYNVLNELTMAAMLQLARSILLEQQLQLKTVYFAHAPSVAPQHFYKFFATEVLFSQPYYGFSLDLTGLYLQSEQADPILLKLLLQQAEQAIAVKPMLDDIVFQARNLIAEHLRTTQRAIKIEQLAQQLHMSIRTLQRNLEQEDTSFKKLLEQERIKRCEQLLEQNYSFVEIAELLDYSDQSALARAYKAATGMTLLARKKQMKQP, encoded by the coding sequence ATGCAAGAGATTAAAATATCCAATGGCTATGTGCAGTTATGGGCAAGCTATCTGCGCAGTCAACAGATTGAGCCAATCGAGGCTGAATTTTTACAGCACTTACGCCCTCAGCTCATTCATTTGATAGATCAGCCATTCGATACCCAAGTACCATTGGAGCTGCTGAATCAGATTGTGCAGGACACACAGGATTATCTAAAAAGCCCACAATTGATTTTTGATATGGTGCAGGTGATTCGTCCTGAGCATTTTGGGCTATTGGGTTATATGGCCTCCAAAAGCAGCAACTTGTCAGAAATCATTGATTATATTATGCGCTTTCAGCGTTTGGTAATTGATGGTAGTGAATTTGTGCCGCTGCAACTGCGTCAATCAGAACAGGGGATTGAGCTGTATTGGGCGTATTTGGACGATAAATACAATGTACTCAATGAGCTGACCATGGCAGCAATGTTACAACTCGCACGCAGTATTTTACTTGAACAGCAACTTCAACTAAAAACCGTTTATTTTGCCCATGCGCCATCGGTTGCCCCCCAACATTTTTATAAGTTCTTTGCCACCGAAGTGTTATTTTCACAACCTTATTATGGCTTTAGTCTTGATTTAACAGGTTTATATTTACAATCGGAACAGGCTGATCCGATATTATTAAAATTATTGCTGCAGCAAGCTGAACAAGCGATTGCAGTTAAACCAATGCTTGATGATATAGTTTTTCAAGCGCGTAATTTGATAGCTGAACATTTACGTACGACACAGCGCGCTATTAAAATCGAACAGCTTGCACAGCAACTACATATGTCTATTCGGACGCTGCAGCGCAATTTAGAACAAGAAGACACATCATTTAAGAAACTGTTAGAACAAGAGCGTATCAAGCGCTGCGAACAGTTATTGGAACAAAATTATAGTTTTGTAGAGATTGCTGAACTGTTGGATTATTCAGATCAATCTGCTTTGGCACGTGCTTATAAGGCGGCAACAGGTATGACGCTTCTAGCCAGAAAGAAACAAATGAAACAGCCATAA
- a CDS encoding Na+/H+ antiporter NhaC family protein produces the protein MQTESEGTVHARAIALLPLIVFLTIFLGSGIYHTLIGTEMAFYQVKAPVAALPAIILAALVYRGKLNQGIEEFLKGARHPNLILMFMVFMLAGAFASVSSTIGSVDATVQMGLSFIPPQFVLPMLFVISAFIATAMGTSMGTIAACAPIAFGFAQVTDLSVVIAIGAVVGGAMFGDNLSMISDTTIAATTSQKVELRDKFKVNVWIAVPASIITLALYMLSSSESNAVEYKDFNWLLVLPYIAVFVLAFSRLHVLAILTLGIVLSGIFGLMATPDFDLLKLNNAIYDGFVGMFEVALLSMFLGGLSAIMQREGGLRWLIEKIYAITRLLKVGRQRAGEIGISFLVIFSNLFVANNTVAIILSGDMAREVAKEYDVDPKRSAALMDIFSCVVQGLIPYGAQLLLACSIVKLSPVELIGGVYYCWILAIFAVLAIAFRFPKVKI, from the coding sequence ATGCAGACAGAATCTGAAGGTACGGTGCATGCGCGAGCAATTGCACTGCTGCCCCTCATTGTTTTTTTAACCATTTTTTTAGGTAGCGGGATTTATCACACCTTGATCGGCACAGAAATGGCGTTCTATCAAGTCAAAGCCCCTGTTGCCGCATTGCCTGCGATTATCTTGGCTGCATTAGTGTATCGCGGGAAACTCAACCAAGGTATTGAAGAATTTCTTAAAGGTGCGAGGCATCCGAATTTAATTCTAATGTTCATGGTGTTCATGCTTGCCGGTGCATTTGCCAGTGTCAGCTCAACTATCGGTAGTGTCGATGCCACTGTACAAATGGGATTGTCGTTCATACCGCCTCAATTTGTCCTTCCTATGTTGTTCGTCATTTCTGCATTTATTGCGACTGCAATGGGAACTTCGATGGGAACAATTGCCGCATGTGCACCAATTGCCTTTGGTTTTGCACAAGTGACCGATCTCAGTGTGGTCATTGCTATTGGTGCTGTGGTCGGTGGTGCGATGTTTGGTGATAATCTTTCCATGATTTCTGACACCACGATTGCGGCAACGACCAGTCAAAAAGTTGAGCTGCGTGACAAATTTAAAGTCAATGTTTGGATTGCCGTTCCCGCATCCATTATCACCTTAGCTCTCTATATGCTCAGCAGCAGTGAATCGAACGCCGTTGAATATAAGGATTTTAATTGGCTCTTGGTTCTACCTTATATCGCCGTTTTTGTTCTCGCTTTTAGCCGTCTGCATGTATTAGCCATTTTAACCCTTGGAATTGTGTTATCGGGTATCTTTGGTTTAATGGCAACACCTGACTTTGATCTGCTTAAATTGAATAATGCCATTTATGATGGCTTTGTCGGTATGTTTGAAGTTGCATTACTGTCTATGTTCTTGGGTGGATTATCAGCCATCATGCAACGTGAAGGTGGTTTGCGCTGGTTAATTGAAAAAATTTATGCCATCACGCGTTTATTAAAAGTAGGACGTCAACGTGCGGGTGAAATTGGTATTAGCTTCCTCGTTATCTTCTCGAATTTATTTGTTGCCAACAACACCGTTGCAATTATCTTATCGGGTGATATGGCACGAGAAGTTGCAAAAGAGTACGACGTTGATCCTAAACGCTCTGCAGCCTTGATGGATATTTTCTCTTGTGTAGTACAAGGCTTAATTCCCTATGGTGCGCAGTTATTGTTGGCTTGTTCTATTGTTAAACTTTCCCCTGTCGAATTGATTGGTGGTGTGTATTACTGTTGGATTTTGGCGATATTTGCTGTACTTGCGATTGCTTTTCGCTTTCCCAAAGTCAAAATCTAA
- the trpA gene encoding tryptophan synthase subunit alpha — MSRLATRFEQLKSQQRKALVSYVMAGDPHPEVTVPLLHQMVDAGVDVIELGLPFSDPMADGPVIALAAERALAGGTNTLDALNMVKEFRLKDSETPVVLMGYLNPVEVIGYEKFVAYANECGVDGVLLVDLPPEEADDFKTVLQKYDMDQIFLLAPTSTDARIQHVVKQASGFIYYVSLKGVTGAATLDVSEAAARIEKIKAVTNVPVGVGFGISDAASAKAMGVAADAVIVGSAFVKQFASLAPEQAVVETVNKVKELRAALDELV, encoded by the coding sequence ATGTCACGTTTAGCCACTCGATTTGAACAACTTAAATCTCAACAGCGTAAAGCTTTAGTTTCTTATGTAATGGCTGGCGATCCTCATCCGGAAGTTACTGTGCCATTGCTTCATCAAATGGTGGATGCAGGTGTCGACGTAATTGAATTAGGTCTTCCTTTTTCAGACCCAATGGCAGATGGTCCAGTCATCGCATTGGCTGCTGAGCGTGCCCTTGCAGGTGGAACCAATACCCTTGATGCCCTAAATATGGTGAAAGAATTTCGTTTAAAAGATAGCGAAACACCTGTGGTACTCATGGGATATTTAAATCCTGTTGAAGTGATTGGCTATGAAAAATTTGTGGCGTATGCCAATGAATGTGGTGTTGATGGTGTACTTCTTGTGGATTTACCACCTGAAGAAGCAGATGATTTTAAAACTGTATTGCAAAAATACGATATGGATCAAATCTTCTTGCTTGCACCAACCTCAACAGATGCACGTATTCAACATGTAGTTAAACAAGCCAGCGGCTTTATTTACTATGTATCGTTGAAAGGTGTCACAGGTGCAGCGACTTTAGACGTGTCTGAAGCGGCTGCCCGCATTGAAAAGATTAAAGCTGTGACCAATGTTCCTGTGGGCGTAGGTTTTGGTATTAGCGATGCTGCATCTGCGAAAGCGATGGGTGTTGCTGCCGATGCCGTAATTGTAGGGAGTGCATTTGTGAAACAATTTGCCTCACTTGCACCAGAGCAAGCTGTTGTTGAAACAGTGAATAAAGTCAAGGAGCTTCGAGCAGCGCTCGATGAGTTAGTATGA
- the accD gene encoding acetyl-CoA carboxylase, carboxyltransferase subunit beta — MSQPVKSGKILSPSTPWTERHVPGIHMPDEQTTLKATFTEPTIECPECHALVTRTAMSFNAYVCPQCDEHLRMKARDRLNWFFDQVQTEMGQEFTAKDPLKFVDSKAYPDRMAEAQKKTGETEALVVMQGLLKGVPMIATAFEFDFMGGSMGTVVGDRFVQAAERAIELQQPLICFAASGGARMQEGMLSLMQMARTSAAIQRLKEAGLPYVVVLTHPVYGGVTASLAMLGDVHLAEPKAMIGFAGKRVIEQTVREKLDEPFQRAEYLLDHGVIDQIVHRHALRDTVYRIVAKLMNLP; from the coding sequence ATGAGTCAACCAGTGAAATCAGGCAAAATTCTGAGCCCATCGACCCCGTGGACTGAACGTCATGTTCCGGGTATTCACATGCCAGATGAGCAAACTACACTTAAAGCAACATTTACTGAACCGACCATTGAGTGTCCAGAATGTCATGCTTTGGTGACACGTACTGCGATGTCATTTAACGCCTATGTCTGTCCGCAATGCGACGAACATTTGCGTATGAAAGCCCGTGATCGTTTGAACTGGTTCTTTGACCAAGTTCAAACTGAAATGGGTCAAGAATTTACTGCGAAAGATCCACTTAAGTTTGTCGATAGCAAAGCGTATCCTGACCGTATGGCGGAAGCGCAAAAGAAAACTGGTGAGACTGAAGCATTAGTGGTCATGCAAGGGTTGCTGAAAGGCGTACCCATGATCGCAACAGCCTTTGAATTTGATTTCATGGGCGGTTCAATGGGTACGGTTGTGGGTGACCGTTTTGTTCAAGCAGCAGAGCGTGCAATTGAACTACAACAGCCATTGATCTGTTTTGCTGCATCTGGTGGTGCGCGTATGCAAGAAGGCATGTTGTCTTTAATGCAAATGGCACGTACTTCAGCAGCGATTCAGCGTCTTAAAGAAGCGGGCTTACCGTATGTTGTGGTGCTTACACATCCAGTTTATGGTGGTGTGACCGCATCTTTAGCTATGCTGGGTGATGTACATTTGGCTGAGCCTAAAGCGATGATCGGCTTTGCAGGTAAGCGTGTAATTGAACAAACTGTGCGCGAAAAATTGGATGAACCATTCCAACGTGCTGAATATTTGCTTGATCATGGTGTGATCGATCAAATCGTTCATCGTCACGCATTACGTGATACAGTTTACCGTATTGTCGCGAAATTGATGAATTTGCCTTGA
- the folC gene encoding bifunctional tetrahydrofolate synthase/dihydrofolate synthase, whose product MNTAPLATDSLDTWLDYWSHVHVTGIDLGLERVIPVAEQLGVTSPAAKVLTVAGTNGKGSTTTTLASILNAQGYKVGLYQSPHVYRFNERVKLRGIKVEDQLLIDAFVKVDQARRACDLTLSFFEATTLAAFVIFKDQECDVWVLEVGLGGRLDVVNVVNPNVAVITNIGLDHTEWLGDTIEKIAFEKAGIMRPNIPVVFGGKQQIPQAILNKAADCQATLYALDRDYFYTLNEDGQSWSFASAGTTLNLPTGSLAVDNISTAVAAILLSDLHVTQEAIAQGIHNAKLPGRFEIRQIKDKTVIFDAGHNPHGVEFLLKQLRNFLNYNKQYTQVSCVFSMLGDKDIQSVVGLLKAHIQKWNIAALTVPRAAELSVLSSALTGQNVEIFDNVKLAFQSALDDTNKNQLILVCGSFHTLEAVWEYLQECQ is encoded by the coding sequence TTGAATACAGCACCATTAGCAACAGATTCACTTGATACATGGCTCGACTATTGGAGCCATGTTCACGTTACAGGAATTGATTTAGGTCTCGAGCGAGTTATTCCCGTTGCGGAACAGCTCGGTGTGACGTCGCCAGCAGCAAAAGTGTTGACGGTGGCTGGGACCAATGGTAAGGGTTCAACCACAACAACTTTGGCATCAATTTTAAATGCACAAGGTTATAAAGTTGGACTCTATCAATCTCCGCATGTTTATCGTTTTAATGAACGTGTCAAATTACGTGGTATCAAAGTTGAAGATCAGTTGCTGATTGATGCTTTTGTTAAAGTTGATCAAGCACGTCGCGCTTGTGATCTGACTTTATCGTTCTTTGAAGCAACCACACTTGCGGCATTTGTGATTTTTAAAGATCAAGAATGCGATGTGTGGGTGCTTGAAGTGGGTTTAGGCGGTCGACTGGATGTAGTCAATGTTGTTAATCCAAATGTAGCGGTGATTACCAATATTGGTCTTGATCATACTGAATGGTTAGGCGATACCATTGAGAAAATTGCTTTTGAAAAAGCAGGAATCATGCGTCCAAATATTCCAGTAGTGTTTGGTGGGAAACAACAGATTCCCCAAGCGATTTTAAACAAAGCTGCAGATTGCCAAGCAACTCTTTATGCACTCGATCGTGATTATTTTTATACGCTCAATGAAGATGGTCAGTCTTGGTCATTTGCCTCTGCAGGAACAACTTTAAATTTACCAACAGGTAGTTTGGCGGTTGATAATATTTCAACTGCAGTTGCTGCGATTTTGCTCAGTGATTTACACGTTACACAAGAGGCAATCGCGCAAGGTATTCATAATGCGAAATTACCTGGACGATTCGAAATACGTCAAATCAAAGATAAGACCGTTATTTTTGATGCAGGGCACAATCCGCATGGCGTCGAATTTTTGCTAAAACAATTGCGTAATTTTCTAAATTACAATAAACAATATACTCAAGTATCGTGTGTGTTCTCGATGTTGGGTGATAAAGATATCCAATCTGTGGTTGGTTTGTTAAAAGCGCATATTCAAAAATGGAATATTGCAGCATTAACAGTACCACGCGCAGCAGAATTATCGGTTTTGAGTAGTGCTTTGACTGGTCAAAATGTTGAAATCTTTGATAACGTAAAATTAGCTTTTCAATCAGCGCTCGATGATACAAATAAAAATCAGCTGATCTTGGTATGTGGTTCATTTCATACTTTGGAAGCGGTATGGGAGTATTTGCAAGAATGTCAATGA
- a CDS encoding SPOR domain-containing protein → MNNKQRWMGGVVLLGGGILLAALLLKGKDEIDIQHQNTLDESAQVEGAEKNTPKNTLTLDVETEKRLLEQQRRDREKSVAEQEARAAEFLAMQQQAEADAARKAAEEYAALNAHRMGQQSSDNIPPELVEDEKAKQKRMAEDKANAEKKLTQQKAEQEKQHASSDAAKKEAERKAAEKKKAEEKLKAEEARKASAKKEAEHKAAEKKKAEEKHKAEEAKKKAEAEKARKLLEGDHDKQWMVQVALAANAANADAIAAKLRAKGYKVTKSPTSKGIRIMVGPAKDREAADATRKKIASDSSLNMKSAWVNEWVPLDKR, encoded by the coding sequence ATGAATAACAAGCAACGCTGGATGGGCGGCGTTGTTTTACTCGGTGGTGGTATTTTATTGGCCGCTTTACTGTTAAAAGGTAAAGATGAAATCGACATTCAACACCAGAATACTTTAGATGAGTCTGCACAAGTGGAAGGTGCTGAAAAAAATACGCCTAAAAATACCTTAACACTCGATGTTGAAACCGAAAAACGTTTGCTTGAACAACAGCGTCGTGACCGTGAAAAATCAGTGGCAGAGCAAGAAGCACGTGCCGCTGAATTTTTAGCGATGCAGCAACAAGCGGAAGCAGATGCAGCACGTAAAGCGGCGGAAGAATATGCCGCACTTAACGCGCATCGTATGGGACAGCAAAGTTCTGACAATATTCCACCTGAGTTAGTTGAAGACGAAAAAGCGAAACAGAAGCGTATGGCTGAAGATAAAGCCAATGCTGAAAAGAAGCTAACGCAGCAAAAAGCTGAACAAGAAAAACAACATGCTTCTAGTGATGCTGCAAAGAAAGAGGCTGAGCGTAAAGCTGCTGAGAAGAAAAAAGCAGAAGAAAAGCTAAAAGCTGAAGAAGCGCGTAAGGCTTCTGCGAAAAAAGAAGCTGAACATAAAGCGGCTGAAAAGAAAAAGGCTGAGGAAAAACACAAAGCTGAAGAAGCAAAGAAAAAAGCTGAAGCTGAAAAAGCACGTAAATTGCTTGAAGGCGACCACGATAAACAGTGGATGGTGCAAGTGGCATTGGCAGCAAATGCCGCGAATGCAGATGCAATTGCAGCGAAACTTCGTGCGAAAGGCTATAAAGTAACTAAGAGCCCAACGTCTAAAGGGATTCGTATTATGGTCGGCCCTGCGAAAGACCGTGAAGCTGCGGATGCAACGCGTAAAAAGATTGCATCGGATAGTAGCTTAAATATGAAATCCGCTTGGGTGAACGAGTGGGTTCCATTAGATAAGCGTTAA
- a CDS encoding peroxiredoxin, producing MSLRLGDTAPNFEQQSSQGLINFYEFLGDSWGILFSHPADYTPVCTTELGFTAKLKDEFEKRGVKAIALSVDDVESHHGWIKDINETQETTVNFPIIADQDRKVSTLYDFIHPNASETLTVRSLVIIDPNKKVRLIITYPASTGRNFHEILRVVDSLQLTDNHKVATPANWQHGDDVVIVPSLKDEEEIKQRFPKGYKAVTPYLRLTPQPEKN from the coding sequence ATGAGTTTACGTTTAGGCGACACAGCACCAAATTTCGAACAGCAATCTAGCCAAGGCTTGATTAATTTTTATGAGTTCTTAGGCGATAGTTGGGGAATTTTATTTTCACATCCTGCAGATTACACACCTGTCTGCACGACTGAACTCGGATTTACAGCAAAGCTGAAAGATGAATTTGAAAAACGCGGTGTAAAAGCGATTGCGCTTTCGGTTGATGATGTTGAATCTCATCATGGCTGGATTAAAGATATTAACGAAACACAAGAGACCACAGTTAACTTTCCAATCATTGCTGATCAGGATCGTAAGGTATCGACGCTATATGACTTTATTCATCCAAATGCGAGTGAAACCTTAACTGTGCGTTCATTGGTGATTATCGATCCAAATAAAAAAGTACGTTTGATTATTACGTATCCAGCATCCACAGGTCGTAACTTCCATGAAATCTTACGTGTTGTGGATTCACTCCAACTCACAGACAACCACAAAGTGGCAACCCCTGCCAACTGGCAACATGGCGATGACGTGGTAATCGTACCTTCACTTAAGGATGAGGAAGAAATCAAACAACGCTTCCCGAAAGGTTATAAGGCAGTGACCCCTTATCTTCGCCTCACGCCACAGCCCGAGAAAAACTAA